One genomic segment of Ricinus communis isolate WT05 ecotype wild-type chromosome 3, ASM1957865v1, whole genome shotgun sequence includes these proteins:
- the LOC8286601 gene encoding protein RGF1 INDUCIBLE TRANSCRIPTION FACTOR 1 isoform X1 — translation MGIQKPAWLDALYTQKFFVGCSYHETAKKNEKNVCCLDCCVSICPHCVPSHRFHRLLQVRRYVYHDVVRLEDLEKLIDCSNVQAYTINSAKVVFIKKRPQNRQFKGSGNYCTSCDRSLQEPFFHCSLGCKVDFVLKHYKDLSPYLRRCNSLTLSPDFLIPQDMGDDEMTNETPHSTIVDSEDPMSWSSGSSGSENMSMVCTEIVRKKRSGLYVCGRSVSKVSDEDMATSMSRRKGIPHRSPLC, via the exons ATG gGAATTCAGAAGCCTGCATGGTTGGATGCCCTCTACACACAGAAATTCTTTGTGGGCTGTTCTTATCATGAAACTgctaaaaagaatgaaaagaacGTCTGCTGTTTAGATTGTTGCGTCAGTATATGCCCTCATTGTGTTCCTTCTCATCGCTTCCATCGCCTCCTTCAAGTTCGTCGTTACGTTTATCATGATGTTGTTCGACTGGAGGACCTCGAGAAGCTCATTGATTGCTCTAATGTTCAG GCCTATACTATAAATAGTGCAAAAGTGGTGTTCATCAAGAAGAGACCTCAGAACAGGCAATTCAAAGGGTCTGGAAACTATTGTACTTCTTGTGATAGAAGTCTTCAAGAACCCTTTTTTCATTGCTCTCTTGGGTGCAAG GTGGATTTTGTGCTGAAACACTACAAGGATCTCTCTCCATACTTAAGGAGATGCAACTCTTTAACGCTGAGTCCTGACTTCTTGATCCCACAAGACATGGGAGATGATGAGATGACCAATGAGACACCACATTCGACGATCGTGGACTCTGAGGACCCAATGAGCTGGTCTTCGGGCTCATCAGGGTCTGAGAATATGAGCATGGTGTGCACGGAGATTGTGCGTAAGAAGAGAAGTGGGTTATACGTTTGTGGAAGATCAGTTAGTAAAGTTTCGGACGAGGACATGGCTACTAGTATGAGTAGAAGAAAAGGCATTCCTCATCGATCCCCTTTATGTTAG
- the LOC8286601 gene encoding protein RGF1 INDUCIBLE TRANSCRIPTION FACTOR 1 isoform X2 — translation MKPAWLDALYTQKFFVGCSYHETAKKNEKNVCCLDCCVSICPHCVPSHRFHRLLQVRRYVYHDVVRLEDLEKLIDCSNVQAYTINSAKVVFIKKRPQNRQFKGSGNYCTSCDRSLQEPFFHCSLGCKVDFVLKHYKDLSPYLRRCNSLTLSPDFLIPQDMGDDEMTNETPHSTIVDSEDPMSWSSGSSGSENMSMVCTEIVRKKRSGLYVCGRSVSKVSDEDMATSMSRRKGIPHRSPLC, via the exons ATG AAGCCTGCATGGTTGGATGCCCTCTACACACAGAAATTCTTTGTGGGCTGTTCTTATCATGAAACTgctaaaaagaatgaaaagaacGTCTGCTGTTTAGATTGTTGCGTCAGTATATGCCCTCATTGTGTTCCTTCTCATCGCTTCCATCGCCTCCTTCAAGTTCGTCGTTACGTTTATCATGATGTTGTTCGACTGGAGGACCTCGAGAAGCTCATTGATTGCTCTAATGTTCAG GCCTATACTATAAATAGTGCAAAAGTGGTGTTCATCAAGAAGAGACCTCAGAACAGGCAATTCAAAGGGTCTGGAAACTATTGTACTTCTTGTGATAGAAGTCTTCAAGAACCCTTTTTTCATTGCTCTCTTGGGTGCAAG GTGGATTTTGTGCTGAAACACTACAAGGATCTCTCTCCATACTTAAGGAGATGCAACTCTTTAACGCTGAGTCCTGACTTCTTGATCCCACAAGACATGGGAGATGATGAGATGACCAATGAGACACCACATTCGACGATCGTGGACTCTGAGGACCCAATGAGCTGGTCTTCGGGCTCATCAGGGTCTGAGAATATGAGCATGGTGTGCACGGAGATTGTGCGTAAGAAGAGAAGTGGGTTATACGTTTGTGGAAGATCAGTTAGTAAAGTTTCGGACGAGGACATGGCTACTAGTATGAGTAGAAGAAAAGGCATTCCTCATCGATCCCCTTTATGTTAG